One Asticcacaulis sp. MM231 DNA segment encodes these proteins:
- a CDS encoding HipA domain-containing protein, whose protein sequence is MRLDVWLDGAHQPVGTLESFDSGSVDFRYNDTYLANPALPLSQSLPLQADGFGDVLTRAFFNNLLPENDQTRLLIDRQGISRDDVVGILYHLGADCSGAISCLPEGSAPVKVPGDLSADYEALTPDGLTDIMVSLAEFQRLPDATKDPSPLAGVQGKMALTLLPDGRLAVPATDKKVPSTHILKVPARADQSDVDHEWAACVLMSQLGLDTSMPRRLNQSGVKGLLITRFDRWNADGFVRRLHQEDFAQALGLPRGLKYERQGRDGRAFNAQAVEGLLNCTRNPAADKRLFMLATLVNLALGNNDNHAKNHALLYVAADVPVLAPFYDILPVRLNDRYTEQLAFNLGTAKTLEDVTAADVEAFFATFGIEGSRYRRFLDTEVKPLLNQLDAFAEGLIRQNMKGFDDLIGGNLRHLADALSLPLEVRERDLFVARGGGWLSAS, encoded by the coding sequence ATGAGACTGGATGTCTGGCTCGACGGCGCACACCAGCCGGTCGGTACACTTGAATCCTTCGACAGCGGTTCGGTGGATTTCCGCTATAACGATACCTATCTCGCCAATCCCGCCCTGCCCCTCTCCCAATCCCTCCCGCTACAGGCGGATGGCTTCGGCGATGTATTGACGCGTGCGTTTTTCAACAACCTCCTGCCTGAAAACGATCAGACGCGCTTACTCATCGACCGACAAGGCATCAGCCGCGATGATGTCGTAGGCATACTGTATCATCTCGGCGCCGACTGCTCCGGCGCCATCTCCTGCCTGCCTGAAGGATCGGCGCCCGTCAAAGTACCAGGCGATCTGTCGGCGGATTACGAAGCGCTGACACCAGACGGACTTACCGACATCATGGTGTCCCTGGCAGAATTCCAGCGACTGCCAGACGCGACAAAGGACCCGTCTCCGCTGGCCGGCGTCCAGGGAAAGATGGCCCTGACCCTATTGCCCGACGGTCGCCTCGCCGTGCCGGCCACTGACAAGAAAGTGCCCTCGACCCACATCCTGAAGGTGCCGGCGCGTGCCGACCAATCAGATGTCGATCATGAATGGGCCGCCTGCGTGCTGATGTCGCAACTAGGCCTCGACACGTCCATGCCACGGCGCCTGAATCAGAGCGGTGTCAAGGGTTTGCTGATCACTCGCTTCGATCGCTGGAACGCCGACGGGTTCGTCAGACGCCTCCATCAGGAAGATTTCGCCCAAGCCCTGGGCCTGCCTCGCGGTCTGAAATATGAACGCCAGGGTCGCGATGGCCGCGCCTTCAACGCTCAGGCCGTTGAAGGCCTGCTGAACTGCACCCGCAATCCGGCGGCCGACAAGCGCCTGTTTATGCTGGCCACCCTAGTCAACCTGGCACTGGGCAATAACGACAATCACGCCAAGAACCACGCCCTGCTATATGTCGCAGCAGATGTGCCAGTGCTCGCGCCCTTCTACGACATCCTGCCGGTTCGACTGAATGATCGCTACACCGAGCAACTGGCCTTCAACCTGGGCACCGCCAAGACCCTCGAAGATGTGACGGCCGCCGATGTGGAAGCCTTCTTCGCCACCTTCGGCATCGAAGGCTCCCGCTATCGCCGCTTCCTCGACACCGAGGTCAAACCCCTCCTCAACCAGCTCGATGCCTTTGCTGAGGGTCTTATTCGTCAGAACATGAAGGGTTTCGATGACCTGATCGGCGGCAATCTGAGGCACCTGGCTGACGCCCTGTCCCTCCCGCTTGAGGTTCGGGAACGAGATCTCTTTGTCGCACGCGGCGGTGGCTGGCTGTCCGCCAGTTAA
- a CDS encoding nucleotidyl transferase AbiEii/AbiGii toxin family protein, giving the protein MIARFSEDIDLTIGRTAPFLRDTSSPMEPGIGTNEIKRRADAVKAEAERYIAEIAMPAIRTSIAEALGTEDGWELVIADEDAQTIQFRYPRLTNYGMGYGHGGYGAGRFGEGEIGYIKPQIKLEFGARGEIEPNETRVIRPYLADEFPDLFGNADTPFSTLAAERTFWEKATILHALHHGSKMRDRMSRHYYDLHMLAEAGIADTAMKQPELLALVVRNKSLLFRDPKASYDTADFGTLKLMPTGDPVDELKRDYTAMAEMFMGDAPGFDTVMQTLMKLETTINSHQRR; this is encoded by the coding sequence ATTATTGCCCGCTTTTCAGAAGATATCGACCTGACGATTGGCCGCACAGCGCCGTTTCTCCGGGATACGTCGTCGCCGATGGAACCGGGGATAGGCACGAACGAAATTAAGCGCCGCGCCGATGCGGTAAAGGCGGAGGCGGAGCGTTACATCGCTGAGATTGCCATGCCTGCGATCCGGACTTCGATTGCGGAGGCCCTTGGCACGGAAGACGGCTGGGAACTGGTCATCGCCGACGAAGACGCGCAGACGATCCAGTTCCGGTATCCGCGTCTTACCAATTACGGCATGGGGTATGGACATGGCGGATATGGCGCTGGCCGTTTCGGTGAAGGCGAGATCGGCTACATCAAGCCGCAGATTAAGCTGGAGTTCGGCGCACGCGGCGAGATTGAACCGAACGAGACGCGCGTTATCAGGCCCTATCTGGCTGACGAATTCCCCGACCTGTTCGGGAATGCGGACACGCCCTTTTCAACGCTGGCTGCAGAACGGACTTTCTGGGAGAAAGCAACGATCCTGCATGCCCTGCATCACGGCTCGAAAATGCGGGACCGGATGTCACGTCATTATTATGACCTTCACATGTTGGCGGAAGCGGGCATCGCGGATACGGCGATGAAGCAACCCGAACTGCTGGCATTGGTCGTCCGCAATAAGAGCCTGCTTTTCCGCGATCCTAAAGCCTCTTACGACACAGCCGACTTCGGCACGTTGAAACTGATGCCGACAGGTGATCCGGTGGATGAACTAAAGCGCGATTATACCGCTATGGCGGAAATGTTCATGGGCGATGCGCCAGGATTCGATACCGTCATGCAAACGCTGATGAAACTGGAAACAACGATCAATAGCCATCAGAGGCGTTGA
- a CDS encoding reverse transcriptase domain-containing protein, with protein MPPIHPGKQFPRSSKAGKSIHTVSYGFRPHRAARDAAGQCFCVLRLRGAADWILDADIAGCFDNISKDWLVANIPTDKAVLRKWLNSGYMQEGEWHATQAGTPQGGIISPTLANMTLDGLERQLKARYGARRPNNQRPKVHLIRCGLLGPAT; from the coding sequence CTGCCGCCTATCCACCCTGGAAAGCAGTTTCCCAGATCCAGCAAAGCTGGCAAATCAATTCATACCGTCTCCTATGGCTTCCGACCACACCGGGCTGCACGCGATGCCGCCGGGCAGTGCTTCTGCGTACTGCGTCTGCGGGGTGCAGCGGACTGGATTTTGGATGCAGATATCGCTGGGTGCTTCGACAACATCAGCAAGGACTGGCTCGTCGCCAACATCCCTACGGACAAGGCGGTGCTCCGGAAATGGCTGAACTCCGGCTACATGCAGGAAGGCGAATGGCATGCGACCCAAGCGGGGACGCCGCAAGGTGGTATAATCTCGCCTACGCTCGCAAACATGACTCTGGATGGGTTAGAAAGGCAGTTGAAAGCGCGTTATGGCGCCCGACGACCAAATAACCAACGACCCAAGGTCCACTTGATCCGATGCGGACTCCTTGGCCCAGCTACATAA
- a CDS encoding IS5 family transposase produces MPWDDIARVEHRRKSSRYPSDLTEQEWSLLVPLLPPAKRGGRPRTTSMRAVVNAILYIASSGCQWRMLPKDFPPMTTVQGYFYDWRSSGLWQKINHLLVMAARELEGREASPSAGVIDSQSVKTTESGGVRGYDAGKKIKGRKRHIITDTLGLLLFVVIHAADIQDRDGAPAVLRAVRYHFPWLRHVFADGGYAGDKLKAAMKGHGDWTIEIIKRSDAAKGFEVLPRRWVVERTFAWLGRCRRLAKDWETTLQSATAWTVIASVRLLTRTLARYCYVS; encoded by the coding sequence ATGCCTTGGGATGATATTGCCCGCGTCGAACATAGACGCAAATCGTCGCGCTATCCAAGCGATTTGACGGAACAAGAGTGGTCTTTATTGGTCCCATTACTGCCGCCTGCCAAACGTGGCGGTCGACCGCGCACAACGTCGATGCGGGCCGTGGTGAATGCGATCCTGTATATTGCGTCCTCGGGTTGCCAGTGGCGGATGTTGCCGAAGGACTTTCCCCCGATGACGACCGTTCAGGGCTATTTCTATGATTGGCGTAGCAGCGGTCTATGGCAGAAGATCAATCACCTGCTCGTCATGGCGGCACGCGAACTGGAGGGCCGTGAAGCCAGCCCCTCAGCCGGCGTCATCGACAGTCAGAGCGTCAAAACGACCGAAAGTGGCGGTGTTCGTGGCTATGATGCTGGTAAGAAGATCAAGGGTCGCAAGCGGCATATCATCACCGACACCTTGGGACTGCTGTTATTTGTTGTCATCCATGCGGCGGATATTCAGGATCGTGATGGTGCCCCAGCTGTGCTTCGCGCCGTTCGTTACCATTTTCCCTGGCTGCGCCACGTCTTCGCCGATGGTGGCTATGCTGGTGACAAACTTAAGGCTGCTATGAAGGGCCACGGAGACTGGACCATCGAGATCATAAAGCGTAGCGACGCAGCCAAGGGCTTCGAGGTCCTGCCGCGCCGCTGGGTCGTCGAGCGTACCTTCGCCTGGCTGGGCCGATGCAGACGCCTAGCCAAGGATTGGGAGACAACTCTTCAAAGCGCAACCGCTTGGACAGTCATCGCCAGCGTAAGGCTCTTGACCCGCACGCTCGCAAGGTACTGCTATGTCTCATGA
- a CDS encoding helix-turn-helix transcriptional regulator — protein sequence MSQQDPKPNLKATDVGLSLTSVKSVMSGELDRANTLASIQRALDLATGKDVLAEQKRQQALFIEAMKPDPLGDIDKIQFALDMASGKNALADMEARHQVMMAALEPPPYADTLKQIVANDLAKGPEQLAALTAKHQAILASTASHPLDKYKIEIAAYDAARETLRAQQQEHNEKFKAAMGRDPFAEIERQQAALDSAVKKSITALQPAPLPAPRIQLDVKQQVRKAESPALSSVADLGRIVHDKRKDMKLTQQQFADLTGVGRRFILELEAGKPTLEFGRILKVCQAVGIDLKAVKR from the coding sequence ATGTCCCAGCAAGATCCTAAGCCCAATCTGAAAGCGACCGACGTAGGCTTAAGCCTCACTTCGGTTAAATCAGTCATGTCTGGAGAACTCGATCGGGCAAACACATTAGCCTCTATTCAGAGAGCGCTCGACCTGGCTACAGGCAAGGACGTTCTTGCCGAGCAGAAGAGACAGCAAGCCCTCTTCATCGAGGCCATGAAACCCGACCCACTAGGCGATATAGACAAGATTCAGTTCGCACTGGACATGGCATCTGGCAAGAACGCACTCGCGGATATGGAGGCTCGCCATCAGGTCATGATGGCCGCACTGGAGCCTCCGCCCTACGCGGATACTTTGAAGCAAATCGTGGCAAACGACCTTGCGAAAGGCCCCGAACAGCTGGCCGCCTTGACTGCGAAACACCAGGCAATTCTCGCAAGTACGGCCTCCCATCCCCTCGATAAATACAAGATAGAGATTGCGGCTTACGACGCTGCGCGTGAGACCTTGCGCGCACAACAACAGGAACATAACGAGAAGTTCAAGGCCGCGATGGGCCGGGACCCCTTCGCTGAAATCGAGAGACAACAGGCAGCCCTAGATTCAGCGGTCAAAAAATCCATTACCGCGTTGCAGCCGGCGCCACTGCCCGCACCCCGCATTCAGCTCGATGTGAAGCAACAGGTTCGGAAAGCGGAAAGCCCTGCCTTGTCATCAGTCGCCGACCTCGGCCGTATCGTTCATGACAAGCGCAAGGACATGAAACTCACGCAGCAGCAGTTCGCCGATCTGACAGGTGTCGGACGCCGCTTCATCCTGGAATTGGAAGCCGGCAAACCCACCCTGGAATTCGGGCGCATCCTCAAAGTCTGCCAGGCCGTAGGTATTGACCTGAAGGCGGTGAAACGATGA
- a CDS encoding tyrosine-type recombinase/integrase: MTKLTKRAVESASIQDKTYCLWDDELRGFGLRIWPTGHKVYLVKCRVKGRQRFITLGPHGPVSPEQARSRAYNILSEAKKGRDPAFELDQMRKSPTVKALCERFMRDHVAVRCKPRTQAEYQRNVDLFIVPRIGSRKVTDIGRADIAELHGAFSHIPYQANRTLGVLSLLFNLAEVWNIRPDGSNPCLHVKKYPERKRARFLSVEEYKALGQALHEAEHGQTETASAINAIRLLMLTGCRLNEIMTLRWDDVYLADYELRLPDSKTGAKTVHIGQSVVDILVKIERINSNPYVITGKNERRPLTDLQHPWRRIRAAAGLPDVRIHDLRHSFASGALALGEGLPMIGKLLGHSQVQTTARYAHLANAPIKVAASRIADSISEALRAR; the protein is encoded by the coding sequence ATGACAAAACTGACCAAGCGCGCGGTGGAATCCGCCAGCATCCAGGACAAGACCTATTGCCTGTGGGACGACGAACTGCGCGGCTTCGGCCTGCGTATCTGGCCGACTGGTCATAAGGTCTATCTGGTCAAGTGCCGCGTCAAAGGACGCCAGCGCTTTATCACGCTTGGGCCACATGGTCCTGTGTCCCCTGAACAAGCCCGGAGCCGAGCGTACAATATCCTCTCGGAAGCGAAGAAAGGCCGTGATCCGGCGTTCGAGCTCGATCAGATGCGCAAGTCGCCGACCGTCAAGGCATTGTGCGAACGCTTTATGCGTGACCATGTCGCCGTGCGGTGCAAACCCCGGACACAGGCGGAATATCAGCGCAATGTCGATCTGTTCATTGTCCCCCGTATTGGGTCGCGCAAGGTGACGGATATCGGTCGGGCAGACATCGCCGAACTGCATGGCGCGTTCAGTCATATCCCCTACCAGGCCAATCGCACCTTGGGAGTCTTGTCACTGCTGTTCAATCTGGCCGAGGTGTGGAATATCCGCCCGGACGGTAGCAACCCGTGCCTGCACGTCAAAAAATATCCCGAACGCAAGCGCGCCCGCTTCCTGAGCGTGGAAGAGTACAAGGCGTTAGGCCAGGCGCTGCATGAAGCCGAACACGGACAGACGGAGACCGCTTCGGCGATCAATGCCATCCGACTGCTGATGCTGACCGGCTGCCGGCTCAACGAGATCATGACGCTCAGGTGGGACGACGTCTATCTGGCCGACTATGAATTACGTCTGCCAGACTCCAAGACCGGAGCGAAGACGGTACATATCGGGCAGAGTGTAGTCGACATCCTGGTCAAGATCGAGCGCATCAACAGCAACCCCTATGTCATCACCGGCAAGAATGAGAGACGCCCCCTCACCGACCTGCAACATCCATGGCGGCGCATCCGCGCAGCGGCTGGCTTGCCTGACGTCCGCATTCACGATCTACGCCATTCTTTCGCCAGTGGCGCCCTCGCCCTCGGTGAAGGCTTGCCGATGATTGGCAAGTTGTTAGGCCATAGCCAAGTCCAAACGACGGCACGTTACGCCCACCTCGCCAATGCACCGATCAAGGTTGCCGCCAGCCGGATCGCTGACAGTATTAGTGAGGCGCTTAGGGCCCGATAG
- a CDS encoding antitoxin, producing MNDKKPKDYTGYPPDQTDECERVLVTLLNGMGPWKDSVYLVGGLAPRYLAPADPERPHGGTADVDIVVRMAVLADTKAYATLEENLARLGFSRVPLGAGGFFTWRWQIMTDKDHSIVLEFLTGDLEGGRGELEKLPAKGHKLNAYNYPVLHLVYHFYDKIEVTAELIGGRGIATETLRHANIVSYLCAKADALDDRGEEKDAHDLAYCLEQVPLDKMVEAFTSAMKTEFAEMIRTQLRVIKKRFCSDEKIEGYRKDGPVKAVIFEMEAPAGDDEEARNRRILRQRSVSDAAEALIAHLGV from the coding sequence ATGAACGACAAGAAGCCTAAAGATTATACCGGCTATCCCCCGGACCAGACCGACGAGTGCGAGCGCGTCCTAGTCACGCTACTGAATGGTATGGGCCCGTGGAAGGATAGCGTTTACCTCGTCGGCGGCCTGGCCCCTCGTTACCTCGCTCCTGCCGATCCGGAACGCCCCCACGGCGGCACCGCCGATGTCGATATCGTAGTCAGGATGGCGGTGCTCGCCGATACGAAAGCCTACGCTACACTCGAAGAAAACCTGGCTCGGCTCGGCTTTAGCCGTGTCCCGCTCGGCGCTGGTGGATTTTTCACCTGGCGCTGGCAGATCATGACCGATAAGGACCACTCGATCGTATTGGAGTTCTTGACCGGCGACCTTGAAGGTGGCCGAGGCGAGTTGGAAAAACTTCCGGCAAAGGGGCACAAGCTCAATGCCTACAACTATCCGGTTTTGCATCTCGTCTATCACTTCTACGACAAAATAGAGGTCACAGCAGAGCTGATTGGCGGCCGCGGGATTGCGACTGAGACCCTTCGTCACGCCAACATCGTCAGCTACCTATGCGCCAAGGCTGACGCGCTTGACGATCGAGGCGAGGAAAAGGATGCGCATGATCTTGCCTATTGTCTCGAACAAGTACCTCTGGACAAGATGGTTGAGGCATTCACAAGCGCTATGAAAACGGAATTCGCAGAGATGATCCGGACGCAATTACGCGTCATTAAGAAGCGTTTTTGCAGCGACGAAAAGATCGAGGGCTATCGGAAGGATGGCCCCGTCAAAGCCGTAATTTTCGAAATGGAGGCGCCGGCCGGAGACGATGAAGAGGCCAGGAACAGAAGAATTCTGCGTCAACGCTCCGTGAGCGATGCGGCGGAGGCTTTGATCGCACACCTGGGCGTTTAA
- a CDS encoding winged helix-turn-helix domain-containing protein has protein sequence MPFRTEYEKNMLSGFTEAVNAIPGAHLTQEHVGAYDEGFDGVALFQLGSKKPRYFALEVKKNLYPRDLPQIVWTIKRNRTNHMGSKNLLVLLADTISNGAKEWMQAEGVGYYDNSGSLFLPTEEAYILIDRPTTKKQEKVIGSVFYGRRSEVLEALWERGRAWSSVKAIAERINAAPSLVSSTLQELERHDWIETQGNGPAKERRLTDWNGLLDAWTDHEQRRKPAATTKYFVPRLKAQAIPAALDSALAERRIDYEITGEFAGNVHAALFSSVSVIRARISAGQLAEAALEAIDARPVNEGFNLLSINESVELPFRRRIGELWIASPLRTYLDLLNTGGRGKDAAKMLREQKLQL, from the coding sequence ATGCCCTTCCGTACCGAATATGAGAAAAACATGTTGAGCGGCTTCACAGAGGCCGTCAACGCGATTCCAGGTGCCCACCTGACCCAGGAGCACGTCGGTGCGTATGACGAAGGATTCGACGGTGTCGCCTTGTTCCAACTCGGCAGCAAGAAGCCCAGATACTTCGCACTTGAGGTGAAGAAAAACCTCTATCCGCGCGACCTGCCCCAAATCGTGTGGACGATAAAGAGGAACCGCACGAACCATATGGGGAGCAAGAACCTTCTGGTCCTGCTGGCCGACACGATCTCAAACGGCGCCAAAGAATGGATGCAAGCCGAAGGCGTAGGCTATTATGACAACAGCGGCAGTCTCTTCTTACCGACTGAGGAGGCTTATATTCTCATCGACCGTCCGACGACCAAAAAACAGGAAAAGGTCATAGGTTCCGTCTTTTACGGGCGGAGGTCTGAAGTGCTTGAGGCCTTATGGGAGCGCGGGCGAGCGTGGAGCAGCGTCAAGGCTATCGCCGAACGTATCAACGCTGCCCCCTCGCTCGTATCTTCGACGCTCCAGGAATTGGAAAGGCATGATTGGATTGAGACGCAAGGAAATGGCCCGGCCAAGGAAAGGCGCCTGACGGATTGGAATGGGCTCCTTGATGCTTGGACCGATCACGAACAACGCCGCAAACCAGCTGCCACCACAAAATACTTTGTACCGAGGTTGAAGGCACAGGCCATTCCCGCCGCACTGGACAGTGCTCTGGCCGAGCGCCGCATCGACTACGAGATCACTGGGGAGTTCGCCGGCAACGTGCACGCCGCGCTCTTTTCCAGCGTGTCCGTCATCCGGGCGCGCATTTCCGCAGGTCAATTGGCAGAAGCGGCGCTGGAGGCCATTGACGCCCGACCGGTAAATGAAGGGTTCAATCTACTCTCGATCAACGAGAGTGTGGAACTTCCGTTCAGGCGACGCATCGGCGAGCTTTGGATCGCTTCGCCACTTCGAACCTACCTCGATCTGCTGAACACTGGCGGGCGAGGCAAAGACGCCGCCAAAATGCTGCGCGAACAAAAGTTGCAACTCTAA
- a CDS encoding DUF6088 family protein — MAVIDKIKRRLTGKRGWVFTPRDFLDLGSRAAVDQTLSRLARQGVIRRVDRGVYDYPRQHSKLGTMSPDIDQLAGAVAKKSGDTVFPSGAAAANILGLSTQVPARPTYMTSGATRVTRIGGRTIAFRHARTPILDGVPAKVNYTLQALAYLGKNGIDADLLKRCADQLDSRDVKALTGARLVVSGWMANAITKIEGLKYG, encoded by the coding sequence GTGGCTGTCATTGATAAGATCAAGCGCCGCCTGACGGGCAAGCGCGGCTGGGTGTTTACGCCCAGGGACTTCCTCGATCTGGGAAGCCGCGCCGCTGTGGACCAAACGCTGTCGCGGCTAGCGCGCCAGGGCGTGATCCGCCGTGTGGATCGCGGGGTCTATGATTATCCTCGCCAGCATTCCAAATTGGGCACGATGTCGCCGGACATTGACCAACTCGCCGGGGCCGTAGCCAAGAAGTCCGGCGACACGGTTTTCCCGTCCGGCGCGGCAGCAGCAAACATACTGGGGCTCTCGACACAGGTTCCGGCACGTCCGACCTATATGACCAGCGGCGCAACTCGTGTAACGCGAATAGGCGGACGCACCATCGCATTCAGGCACGCGCGCACACCCATTCTCGACGGTGTGCCTGCGAAGGTGAATTATACGTTGCAAGCCCTCGCCTACCTCGGCAAAAACGGGATTGACGCTGATCTGCTGAAACGCTGTGCTGACCAACTGGACAGCCGCGACGTTAAGGCTCTTACTGGTGCCAGGCTGGTCGTTTCCGGCTGGATGGCGAACGCCATCACAAAGATTGAAGGCCTGAAATATGGATGA
- a CDS encoding prolyl oligopeptidase family serine peptidase: MRKSLTALAVVLLLSASQAGAQAVPADSTEVIVKGAIRPKPAEEVPPPPLDVFTQSPRVEQIALSSDGSRFAFVTRKAGLRLLTTYNVTDGSNQTIRLSEDPISSINWLDNDHMLISDTETVLRSTCPSGMDKNFKTAQSVSDLGAWINSPFTRDPDNEAFGIKFHNGLTESIMHNALTPPPCADYGVRSHEAATIVDLRTSQSISFGAKMAGDYDHMPLGLPKPVMVDGKLALVGPFLELRDKTIGGQVAQRVYLWRVDPKTGRARIIDDAGGDMDRLNAYVDDWLTDETGQPTVRALYTYLDETFSIEMKKSGKWTPILKRKIDAKAHTFAPFLAGLGRDGQSLLILDVAIGADGQRRFHYYELSADGKLSEALDSGDATRDRPLFDPQTGALSGFAHDGEITTYTFFDPDLAEVYKHAVDTAPGQAVRVVATARDPHQMILFNQGGDDPGSWHYYDFATGKRVDIGSQYPSVPAEWVASQRPVRYTAADGVEIRALITLPPQGEAKNRPLVVLPHDGPLGHDARGFDGLAQALASRGYVVLQPNYRGSDGYGAALTEAGKGEWSGRILSDMADGVRYLAGQGIVDAKRVCIAGEGYGGYAALAGAQSGNPYRCAIAINGISDPDDYLKTAKQNAVADEIAALKADPTQPRAFRADANSPALVQRYFGSQTPAAITATAVRTPVLLVHSQYDKTVPPSHSRTLRDALQKAGKPVTYVELADCGHALATEACRLGTAQAVVDFLAINNPAK; encoded by the coding sequence ATGCGTAAGTCTCTTACAGCGCTGGCGGTCGTGTTGTTGCTATCGGCATCGCAGGCTGGCGCACAGGCAGTGCCGGCCGATTCCACCGAAGTGATCGTCAAGGGCGCCATTCGCCCCAAGCCGGCGGAAGAGGTCCCACCGCCGCCGCTCGATGTCTTTACCCAGTCGCCGCGCGTCGAACAGATCGCCCTGTCCTCAGATGGCAGCCGCTTCGCCTTCGTCACCCGCAAGGCGGGTCTGCGTCTGCTGACGACCTACAATGTGACCGACGGCAGCAACCAAACCATACGCCTGAGCGAAGATCCTATTTCGTCGATCAACTGGCTCGACAATGATCACATGTTGATTTCAGACACCGAGACGGTTCTACGCAGCACCTGCCCGTCAGGTATGGACAAGAACTTCAAAACGGCGCAGTCCGTGTCGGATCTCGGCGCCTGGATCAATTCGCCGTTTACCCGCGATCCGGACAACGAAGCTTTTGGGATCAAGTTTCACAACGGCCTCACCGAGTCTATTATGCATAATGCCCTGACTCCGCCCCCCTGCGCCGACTACGGCGTGCGCTCACATGAAGCCGCGACGATTGTCGATCTTCGCACCAGCCAGTCGATCAGCTTCGGCGCCAAGATGGCAGGCGATTACGACCATATGCCGCTGGGTCTGCCCAAGCCGGTGATGGTCGACGGCAAGCTTGCGCTCGTCGGGCCGTTCCTTGAACTGCGCGACAAAACGATCGGCGGCCAGGTGGCGCAGCGCGTCTATCTGTGGCGGGTGGACCCTAAGACCGGCCGGGCCCGCATCATCGATGATGCGGGCGGTGATATGGATCGCCTTAATGCCTATGTCGATGACTGGCTGACCGATGAGACCGGACAGCCCACTGTCAGAGCGCTCTACACCTATCTCGATGAGACCTTCAGCATCGAGATGAAAAAGTCCGGCAAGTGGACGCCGATTCTCAAGCGCAAGATCGACGCCAAGGCGCATACCTTTGCGCCGTTTCTGGCAGGGTTAGGCCGCGACGGCCAGTCCCTGCTGATCCTCGATGTGGCCATTGGTGCCGATGGCCAGCGCCGCTTCCACTATTACGAGTTGTCGGCCGATGGCAAGCTGTCCGAAGCGCTCGATAGCGGCGACGCCACCCGCGACCGGCCGCTCTTCGATCCGCAGACCGGCGCCCTGTCAGGCTTCGCCCACGATGGCGAAATCACCACCTACACCTTCTTCGATCCTGATCTCGCCGAGGTCTACAAGCACGCCGTCGACACCGCGCCGGGCCAGGCCGTGCGCGTCGTCGCCACCGCGCGCGATCCGCATCAGATGATCCTGTTCAATCAGGGCGGTGATGATCCGGGTTCGTGGCACTATTACGATTTTGCCACCGGCAAGCGCGTCGATATCGGCAGCCAGTATCCCTCGGTGCCGGCGGAATGGGTGGCGTCGCAGCGACCGGTTCGTTACACGGCGGCCGATGGCGTGGAGATCCGCGCCCTGATCACCCTGCCGCCGCAGGGCGAGGCGAAGAACCGGCCTCTGGTCGTGCTGCCGCATGACGGACCGCTTGGCCACGATGCACGTGGCTTTGACGGGCTGGCACAGGCCCTGGCGTCACGCGGCTATGTCGTGCTGCAACCCAACTACCGCGGTTCCGATGGCTATGGCGCGGCCCTGACCGAAGCCGGCAAGGGCGAATGGTCGGGCCGAATCTTGAGCGACATGGCCGATGGCGTGCGCTATCTCGCCGGTCAGGGGATTGTCGATGCCAAGCGCGTCTGCATCGCCGGCGAGGGCTATGGCGGCTACGCGGCGCTGGCCGGTGCGCAATCCGGCAACCCGTATCGCTGCGCCATCGCCATCAACGGCATTTCTGATCCCGATGACTATCTGAAAACCGCCAAGCAAAACGCCGTGGCCGACGAGATCGCCGCGCTCAAGGCCGATCCTACCCAACCGCGCGCCTTCCGCGCCGATGCCAATTCGCCGGCCCTGGTGCAGCGCTACTTCGGCAGCCAGACGCCTGCGGCCATTACAGCGACGGCGGTTCGCACGCCGGTGTTGCTGGTGCACAGCCAATACGACAAGACCGTGCCACCAAGCCACAGCCGCACCTTGCGCGACGCCCTGCAAAAGGCCGGCAAGCCCGTCACCTATGTTGAACTGGCTGATTGCGGCCACGCACTCGCCACCGAGGCCTGCCGCCTTGGCACAGCACAGGCCGTGGTCGATTTCCTAGCTATCAACAACCCCGCGAAGTGA
- a CDS encoding DUF2798 domain-containing protein, with translation MMKLTKLPSKYATYIMPLLLSVMMTFVVSAISTFKNIGFAHNFASCWMAAWSMSWVIAFPTLLLALPLVRRLVAVIVVTSRP, from the coding sequence ATGATGAAGCTTACAAAACTACCCTCAAAATATGCCACTTATATCATGCCTCTGCTGTTGTCAGTAATGATGACTTTTGTCGTGTCGGCCATATCCACGTTTAAGAACATTGGCTTTGCACACAATTTCGCGTCTTGCTGGATGGCAGCGTGGAGCATGTCATGGGTCATCGCTTTCCCGACCCTGCTGTTGGCCTTGCCTCTGGTCAGGCGCCTTGTCGCCGTGATTGTCGTCACATCGCGACCTTAA